In the Bacilli bacterium genome, GGCAACAGAAACAGTGTTTTGACGATATTGGCGCCTCTGTATTTGCGGAAAAACAGCATAGCGATGGCCACACCCAGAACGGTTTCGACGGCAAGCGCAAAGGCCGTATAGTAAATGGTCAAATATAGCGCATTCCAGAATCTGGGGTCCTTAAACAAGCCAATGTAGTTGCCGAACCCGACCCACTCCGGCGGCGTAACGGCAGACATACTCCATTGAAAAAAGCTGAGCCGAAACGTGTAAGCGATCGGAAATACCATCATAACCAGCACAAAAATGACGGAAGGGGCGGTATAAACCCACTTCAAGTTGCGATCAAGCCAATTGTATCCCATGTCGATATTCACCCTTTCTGTTACAACAATTGCCTTTTAAAGAGCAAAGGGCCTGAAATCAGACCCTTTGCAGAAATTTGCTGCCTGTATTACCGCGTACGTGCAATCACAGAAGAAGATCTGTTATTTTTTCGTATCCTTATCGATAATGGCCTGCAGTTTGTTGTTTGCTTCGTTCGCTTCAGCCTGGATATCCACATTTTCATCCAATACCTTCTTCAGAACGACTGCCCCGACCGCGTCTCTGGCTTCCCCGACGTTTACCACTACCGGACGGTCATGATCGACTCCGCCCTGCGATTCTTCTTTAATGATGGCAGCGAGTTCCGGCGGGAAACCTTTGATGCCTTCGGGATCATTCCAAACGGATTGGCGCGCTCCCGGATTTCCTTGTTTTTGCGTTTCCAGCACAATCTTTTTGCTTGTGGCCCATTGGACGAAGGCCCATGCCGCATCTTTATGCGCGGACTTGGAATTGATTGCGAGCCCCCATGAAGTTACGTTGTAGGGCTTGGAACCCGCATCCCCGGCGGGAAATACCGCAAAGCCCACTTGATCGGCAATTTTGGACTTGCTGGGATCCGTCGCATTTTTATAAATCGAATCGGCATCGGTATAAAACGCCGCTTTCCCTTGCGCAAAAATCCCGATTGCTTGCGGCCACGACATATTGGCTACTCCCGGAGGACCATAATTTTTCAGCAAATCAGCGTAAATGGACATGCCTTTGATTGCTTCCGGAGTATTGACCGTAGCTTTTCCGTCTTTGGAGAAATCTCCCCCTTCGGAATAAATGAAGGAAGACACCTGGGTAACCAAGGCCGACTGCTGGCCTCTTGCCACAAATCCATATATGCCGTTTTGCGGATCATGCAGTTTCTTGGCTGCGGCAACCAATTCATCGATGGTTTTCGGCACTTCCAGGTTGGCTTTCGCGAGCAAGTCTTTCCGGTAATACAAGATTTCTTGTTCCGTGATGATCGGAACGCCCGCAATGTGACCGTCAACCGTGGTCGAACCGACCGCCGACTTGGAAAAATCGTTGAAATCATATTCCGCGTCTTTATTTACATACGAATCCAGCGGTTCCAGCCATCCGTTCATATAATACAGTTTGCCTTCCTGCAAAGGACGATACATAAAGGCGTCGGGCGTGGTGGAGCCGGAAGTGAATTGAACGGTTAATTTTTGCGTCAACTGGTCCTCAAAATAACTCGTCAAATCAACTTTGATTCCGGTTTCTTGCTCAAATTGGGGCAGCAGTTGTTTAATAGCATCCGCCCAAGGATGATTCGCCATAACAATCTTGATTGTCTGCCCGGCGTATGGCTGCGGATTTTGCGTCGGCGCCGCCGTTTCCGCGGCTTGTCCCGGCGCCGGGCTGGCTTCGCCCTCATTTGCCTGCTTATTATTCGAACCGCATCCAGCCGCCAAGGCCAGCGTGAGCACAAGCGACAGCATGAGTGCGGTTAGGCGCTTCCATGATTGGCGCATAGCATTCACTCCTTATTGTAGTTTTAACGTTTACAGTTTTATCTTAAATTATGTTTGGATGGTCTAAAATAACGCATAATCAATATCGATACCGCAAAATCAAGGAGTTTGGCGCTTGGCTTGACCATCCCGGTTTTACACGGTTATTCTAATTTCAAGATTGAGGAAGCGGGAGGTTTGTTCGATGGACAAGCAGTTGATGTGTGGCGTAGATATCGGAACAACAAGTACGAAAGCCGTTTTGTTTACGGAATCCGGGAAGGTTGTGGCCTCGGCGAACAAAGGGTATCCTCTGTTTACGCCGACTCCGGCGGTAGCGGAACAAGACCCCGAACAAATCTTCCGGGCGGTTGTGGAAACATTGCGAGAGGCGTTGCAGCAAAGCGGGGCCAGACCAGAGGATGTGCTGTTCGTCTCATTCAGTTCAGCCATGCACAGCATAATCGCGATCAATGACGAAGGCAAACCGCTCTCCCGCTGCATTACCTGGGCGGATAACCGCAGCGCCGCATGGTCGGAAAGTTTGAAACGCGAAGAGGTTGGGCATCAGATCTATATGCGGACGGGAACGCCCATCCATCCGATGTCCCCGCTGCCGAAACTGATGTGGCTTCGTCATGACCACGGGGAATTATTTCGGAAGGCAAAAAAATTTATTTCTATCAAGGAATATATTTTCGCCAAACTGTTCCATGACTATGTGATCGATTATTCCATGGCTTCGGCGACCGGGCTTATGAACCTGGAAAAACTGGACTGGGATGATGAAGCGTTGGCGGTAGCCGGCATTACGAGAAGCCAACTTTCCCGGCTTGTGCCCACTACCTATGCGCTTAAAGGGATGGATCCCGTTTATGCCAAAGAAACGGGGCTAGCCGTTACGACGCCATTCATCGTCGGGGCAAGCGACGGCGTCCTTTCCAATCTGGGCGTTGGCGCAATCAAACCGGGCGTTGTTGCGGCGACAATCGGCACGAGCGGAGCGATTCGCACAGTAGTGAACAAGCCGACGACCGATCCTATGGGACGAATTTTTTGCTACGCCTTGACCGAGCGGGATTGGGTGATCGGCGGTCCGGTCAATAACGGAGGTGTTTTGCTCCGGTGGGCGCGGGACCAATTCGCCGCCGCGGAAGTCGAGACGGCAAATCGTCTGGGGATGGATCCGTACGATTTATTAATGAAAATTGCCGAACGGGTGCCGCCGGGCTCGGAAGGATTGCTCTTTCACCCGTATTTGACGGGCGAACGGGCGCCGCTGTGGAACGCCAACGCCCGCGGATCGTTCTTTGGCCTGACGATTCACCATCGAAAGGAACATATGATTCGCGCCGTTCTGGAAGGCGTTATTTTCAACTTGTACACGGTGCTTTTGGCCATGGAGGAGCATATTGCCAAACCGAAAAAAATTCACGCGACGGGCGGGTTCGCCCGATCTCCGTTATGGCGGCAAATCATGGCGGATATTTTCGGCCTGGAAGTGGTTGTCCCCGAAAGTATTGAAAGCTCCTGTCTTGGCGCGGCGGTGCTGGGTTTGTTTGCGACCGGCAGAACCGCTTCGTTGGACATTGCCATTGACATGGTCGGCTCCACACACAGGCATGGGCCCATTAAGCAAAATACGGCAATCTATCAACAACTGCTGCCGGTTTTTATTCGCATTTCCCGCAAACTCGCGGAAGAATACGAAGCGATTGCCGAATTTCAACGGAAGTGGATAGACGGGGTGCAGTAAGTGTAAGTATGCGGGAAGCGCCCGGTTTTTTTGGCGGCGGCGCTCTCTGGCTGCGGCAAACACGGACAGGAGCGCTTCCGGCTGAACCTTGGCCTTAAATTGGCGGCATTGGCCCAGTCTTTCCGCCACACGTTGCGGTTAAGCTCCGGGCTCGCTGCGCGCTGTTCGCCTGCCGTTTCGCCCGCCGTCTAATAATCAATCGTCCTTTCTCCTACCCGTCGCACGTTTGAGGGGCATGCTCTTACGGACGCCAATGCGCTTATTTGCCCATTTTCATAGTTTAAAAGGATGGAGTTCAGCCAATAACATCACCTGCGCCCGTTAAAATTTCCACATGGCGTTTTTCCGCAAAATAGCCGCATATACGACCGTTACACCAATACCTGCGATTCCTTTCCCTATTTCAGCCGTTTCCTACTTTTAGTGACGCCACATGTTACGTATGCCTGTGCCAATGTATATCATGGCCGCCGGTGGGCATGTTAACGCTATGACGAAATACACTAACGTAAAGGAAGCGGTGAAGCGGATGGGCGAATGGAGCGAATTTGAAAAAGGTGATCGCGCGCCGAACACCGGTGAGTATATGGAAGTCGGGGAGAATGATTTCCATATGGGCATCAATGATCCAAAAATCGTATCCTTGAAAAAAGGCGATAAATTTCCGGACACGACCAACAAAAACCGCAAATGGATACGTAAGAAACGTTAAAAGAACATGGCGTCATCGTCAGTGGCATAAACAGGCCGCAGCGAGGCCGGATTTTATGCGAAAAAACCCCCTACTTTTTGTAGGAGGATTGTATCGGCTTGGCGCAACCTGTATGAAAAAAAAAGCGAATACGGAAAGGAAGGGATTCGAACCCTTGCACGCCTCGCGACGCCTAGCTGATTTCGAGTCAGCCCCCTTGGACCACTTGGGTACCTTTCCGCATATTCAAGACGACAAAAGACATTTTACCACAAAAGCTTAACCAATCGCAACGGGAAAAAGTGCTTTAAATGCGTAATTTTGTGCGTAATTACAAGCATAATTCAAGAAATTACGACTCCGGATTCGGCGCGGAACGAAGCACCTTTTTCAACTTGCTTTCGAATTTGGCGCGTGGCATGAGCATGCTTGATTTGCAGCCCATGCATTTGATCCTGATATCCATACCCATGCGGATGATTTCCATTTCGTTCGTGCCGCAAGGATGCGGTTTTTTCATTTGCACGATATCACCCAATTTAAACTCCTTTGGTTGCATTTCCTCATACCACCTTTTACGATTTTTGAATCATGACCATATGCGGATATGGCGCTCCTATTCCCGCCTCGTCAAGCTTCTTTTTGACTTCGGCTTTTATTTGTCTTTCCACGCCAAAATGCGTCAACGGTTTGCATTCGCACGTTACGCGCACAACCACCTCGGATGCGCTGATCGCCTGCAGTCCCAAAACGTCGGGCTCCTTGACGATATCCTCGTTTTCCGTGCTGATTTGTCGCATAGTGCTGCGGATGATTTCCAGAGCGCGATCGATATTTTCACTGTATGCAAGAGCAATATCCACTACCGCCACTGAATTGTTCAGCGAATAATTCGTGACTTCGGAAATCGACCCGTTCGGGATAATATGAACTTCTCCCTTCCAGCTTTTAATGCGCGTAACCCGTAACCCGATCTCTTCGACCGTTCCATAGTAATTGCCGGTTTGGATGACATCGCCGACCCCGAACTGGTCTTCGAATATGATGAAAAAGCCGCTGATCACGTCTTTTACCAAACTTTGAGCGCCAAACCCGATCGCGAGGCCGATCACTCCCGCGCCGGCCAGCAACGGAGCCAGATCAACACCCAATTGGCTTAAAATCATCAAAATAACGATGAAATCAATGACGTACGATACGATGTTGCCGGCCAATTTTCCGAGCGTTGCCGCCCGCCTCTGGTCGATCTTAAGCGGATTGCGATCCCGTTCCTTCAACACGTGCCCGATCGCTTTGACGATTATTTTTTTGACGATTTTTCCGACAATGTAAATCAGGACTATCTTTAAAACGGTTGCGGCAATATCAAGCCACGTTTCCGGTTCCGTGAAGTAGCCGATAAATTTCTCATAAAATGCAAACTTAGCTGCCAGCATGTTCGTCATATTCACCCATTCCTTTCACTTCGCCCTGGCGGCGCCGGCTTTCGGCTTCAGCCTCTCCCGCATCCAGCGGAACTTGTCGGTATTGGCCCAGTTCCTCATAAAAAATGCCTCTGATTTCGATTTGTTCGGCAACGATCACTTTTTTTGTCAAAACCAGCGCTTCTCCCGGGAACGATATGGAAAGCGCACAGCCCGCGGTAATTTCTTTGGGTGTCGGATAAAGGTCGATCTCTACTCCGGCGTAATCCAGCAGCATTTCTGCACGCAGCGCCTGTTGCGTAGAGTCAAATGCGATTAACCATTTCTCTATCATTTATCCATACGGGAGCCAGTCCGTTTCCGTGGCTCTTAACCCCCTATCTGTCTCTTATTTCATATAGCCGTGTATCTGCTAGTATACTTTGTCTGCCCAGGACATATACTATATTGAACGGTCAATTTATGGAGGTGCATCGTGGCATTATTATCGACTTTTTCGCGTTCGCGCGCCGAATCCGCATTGCCCGTCAAGGTATCCAGCCATGATCACGACGCCACGGAACGGCTCGGCAAAGCGCTGTATGAGCAATTTTCCACGCTTTCTCCCTGGCGCGAGCTTGTGCTTGTTTGCATCGGCACCGACAGATCGACCGGCGATTCGCTCGGGCCGCTTGTCGGAACCAAACTGTCTTTGGCGGAACAGAAAGGCTTTGCATTGTTCGGCACGTTGGATGAACCTGTGCACGCCGTTAATTTACAGGATACCGTAAGCTTGATCGAACGCAATTTTGCGCATCCGTATATAGTAGCCGTTGACGCCTGTCTTGGCCAATCGGCGAGCGTCGGGCATATCCGCCTGGACAGCGGACCGGTCAAACCCGGCGCGGGAGTTAACAAGGATTTGCCTCCAATCGGAGACATCCATATGACCGGCATTGTGAATGTCGGGGGTTTTATGGAATATTTTGTGCTGCAAAATACGCGGCTTAGTATTGTTATGAAAATGTCCCAGATTATCGCGGGCAGTCTGCTCGCTGCCATCTCCGCCTGGCGGTCCGCAACCGGTCTTACGATTGCTTCCGATTTGCCGCTTCCTGAATCATTTGGATTTCCTCCGGAGTAAGGGCATATTGCGACTCGCCCTTTACAACGGGCTTTGCGTAGACAAATGTTTGCTCGCGACTGTGAATACCGGTCAAAACCAGCCCGGTTTGCAAATCGTCAACAATGGCCAAGCTGAAGCTTAGATCATTGCCGTGCTCGCCGAATCCATTATAGCGTTTCATTGCCACATTGGTTTTGGCAACTCGCAAACGGTCCAGAATGGCGGCGATTTGCCCGGCGTTGTCTTTATGTCCGGCCTCCAGGTTGTCTACCCTTTGATGCAGATTGCGCAGAACCTGTTCCAGATCGGCTACGCCGGCCCCGCCCAACATTTGATTCAATCTTGTTTTCAGTTTGCCCAGCTTGCTAGTCAATGCGGCCGTCCAAACAAGCAAACTTAGCCATAATACCGTGATTACAACCAAAATGATCAGAAAATCGTATGATTGCACGGTGTCCAGACTAAACATGTCCCGCTTCCCCCTCATGTTTGCCGCGATGTTCATTTACGACAAAGCAATTTGCTTTACCGCATCGATAAAATAATCAATTTCTTCGTTCGTCGTAAAAAACCCGACGCTTGCGCGCACCGCGCCGCTTTCCAGCGTGCCGGCGCTTTGATGCGCCAATGGCGTGCAATGATGGCCGCTGCGGACACAGATGCCAAATTCCCGATCCAAAATAAAGGCTGCCTGCGCTGAGTCCAATTCGGCGAAATTAAAGGCGACAATGCCCGTTTTATCGTCTCCAGGTTTCGGACCGTATATTTTGATGCCGTCTATCCGCGACAAACCTTCCATCAACCGCTGTGTTAAAAGCCACTCCTTATGATGGATCTTTTCCACCGTCTCATGCAAGACAACTTTCACGCCTGCGCCAAGCCCGGCAATTCCCGCCGTATTTTGTGTACCCGCCTCAAAGCGGTCCGGCCGAACGTTCGGTTGCTCGACGGATTCGGACAAACTCCCCGTTCCGCCGAACAGGATCGGTTCAAGGTCGATCGCCGGGTCAATATACAAACCTCCGGTACCTTGCGGGCCAAGCAAACCTTTGTGTCCGGGAAAAGCAAGCATATGTATGCCCGCCGATTGAACATCGATCGGATAGGTTCCGGCCGTTTGCGCGGCATCGACAAGCAGCGGCACTTTTCTTTTGCGGCATATGGCGCCGATATCCGCAATCGGCAAGATGGTCCCCAGCAAATTGGAACTGTGGGAACATACAACCAGGGACGTATGCGGACGGAACGCATCTTCCAGGTCCTTCAGGCTGATATTGCCGTTTGCGTCGGCCTGAAGATAGGTGATTTCGGCCGCTCTGGTCTTTTTCACGTATTCGAGCGGTCTGCGCACGGAATTATGCTCAATCATCGTTGAAATCACATGCGAACCCGGCCTGACATATCCTAAAATTGCCATATTCAGCGCCATTGTTGCATTTTGCGTAAATACAATATCATTTGGATTATGAATGCCGAACAGCTTGGCTATGCTGTTCCTTGTATCCAGCAACACCCTGCTGGCCTGGATAGCCAGCCGGTGGCTTCCTCTGCCCGGATTGGCCGCAAAATCGCGGACGGCTTCGGTCATTGCGTTTATCACTTGTTCGGGCTTCGGCCATGATGAAGCCGCGTGATCAAAATAATACACTCGCGCCATTATCTCCACTCC is a window encoding:
- a CDS encoding DUF4446 family protein, with product MFSLDTVQSYDFLIILVVITVLWLSLLVWTAALTSKLGKLKTRLNQMLGGAGVADLEQVLRNLHQRVDNLEAGHKDNAGQIAAILDRLRVAKTNVAMKRYNGFGEHGNDLSFSLAIVDDLQTGLVLTGIHSREQTFVYAKPVVKGESQYALTPEEIQMIQEAANRKQS
- a CDS encoding sugar ABC transporter permease, translated to MGYNWLDRNLKWVYTAPSVIFVLVMMVFPIAYTFRLSFFQWSMSAVTPPEWVGFGNYIGLFKDPRFWNALYLTIYYTAFALAVETVLGVAIAMLFFRKYRGANIVKTLFLLP
- a CDS encoding sugar ABC transporter substrate-binding protein, translating into MRQSWKRLTALMLSLVLTLALAAGCGSNNKQANEGEASPAPGQAAETAAPTQNPQPYAGQTIKIVMANHPWADAIKQLLPQFEQETGIKVDLTSYFEDQLTQKLTVQFTSGSTTPDAFMYRPLQEGKLYYMNGWLEPLDSYVNKDAEYDFNDFSKSAVGSTTVDGHIAGVPIITEQEILYYRKDLLAKANLEVPKTIDELVAAAKKLHDPQNGIYGFVARGQQSALVTQVSSFIYSEGGDFSKDGKATVNTPEAIKGMSIYADLLKNYGPPGVANMSWPQAIGIFAQGKAAFYTDADSIYKNATDPSKSKIADQVGFAVFPAGDAGSKPYNVTSWGLAINSKSAHKDAAWAFVQWATSKKIVLETQKQGNPGARQSVWNDPEGIKGFPPELAAIIKEESQGGVDHDRPVVVNVGEARDAVGAVVLKKVLDENVDIQAEANEANNKLQAIIDKDTKK
- a CDS encoding YjzC family protein, translating into MGEWSEFEKGDRAPNTGEYMEVGENDFHMGINDPKIVSLKKGDKFPDTTNKNRKWIRKKR
- the gntK gene encoding gluconokinase encodes the protein MDKQLMCGVDIGTTSTKAVLFTESGKVVASANKGYPLFTPTPAVAEQDPEQIFRAVVETLREALQQSGARPEDVLFVSFSSAMHSIIAINDEGKPLSRCITWADNRSAAWSESLKREEVGHQIYMRTGTPIHPMSPLPKLMWLRHDHGELFRKAKKFISIKEYIFAKLFHDYVIDYSMASATGLMNLEKLDWDDEALAVAGITRSQLSRLVPTTYALKGMDPVYAKETGLAVTTPFIVGASDGVLSNLGVGAIKPGVVAATIGTSGAIRTVVNKPTTDPMGRIFCYALTERDWVIGGPVNNGGVLLRWARDQFAAAEVETANRLGMDPYDLLMKIAERVPPGSEGLLFHPYLTGERAPLWNANARGSFFGLTIHHRKEHMIRAVLEGVIFNLYTVLLAMEEHIAKPKKIHATGGFARSPLWRQIMADIFGLEVVVPESIESSCLGAAVLGLFATGRTASLDIAIDMVGSTHRHGPIKQNTAIYQQLLPVFIRISRKLAEEYEAIAEFQRKWIDGVQ
- a CDS encoding mechanosensitive ion channel family protein, whose product is MTNMLAAKFAFYEKFIGYFTEPETWLDIAATVLKIVLIYIVGKIVKKIIVKAIGHVLKERDRNPLKIDQRRAATLGKLAGNIVSYVIDFIVILMILSQLGVDLAPLLAGAGVIGLAIGFGAQSLVKDVISGFFIIFEDQFGVGDVIQTGNYYGTVEEIGLRVTRIKSWKGEVHIIPNGSISEVTNYSLNNSVAVVDIALAYSENIDRALEIIRSTMRQISTENEDIVKEPDVLGLQAISASEVVVRVTCECKPLTHFGVERQIKAEVKKKLDEAGIGAPYPHMVMIQKS
- a CDS encoding aminotransferase class V-fold PLP-dependent enzyme; translation: MARVYYFDHAASSWPKPEQVINAMTEAVRDFAANPGRGSHRLAIQASRVLLDTRNSIAKLFGIHNPNDIVFTQNATMALNMAILGYVRPGSHVISTMIEHNSVRRPLEYVKKTRAAEITYLQADANGNISLKDLEDAFRPHTSLVVCSHSSNLLGTILPIADIGAICRKRKVPLLVDAAQTAGTYPIDVQSAGIHMLAFPGHKGLLGPQGTGGLYIDPAIDLEPILFGGTGSLSESVEQPNVRPDRFEAGTQNTAGIAGLGAGVKVVLHETVEKIHHKEWLLTQRLMEGLSRIDGIKIYGPKPGDDKTGIVAFNFAELDSAQAAFILDREFGICVRSGHHCTPLAHQSAGTLESGAVRASVGFFTTNEEIDYFIDAVKQIALS
- the yyaC gene encoding spore protease YyaC; amino-acid sequence: MALLSTFSRSRAESALPVKVSSHDHDATERLGKALYEQFSTLSPWRELVLVCIGTDRSTGDSLGPLVGTKLSLAEQKGFALFGTLDEPVHAVNLQDTVSLIERNFAHPYIVAVDACLGQSASVGHIRLDSGPVKPGAGVNKDLPPIGDIHMTGIVNVGGFMEYFVLQNTRLSIVMKMSQIIAGSLLAAISAWRSATGLTIASDLPLPESFGFPPE
- a CDS encoding DUF951 domain-containing protein — its product is MQPKEFKLGDIVQMKKPHPCGTNEMEIIRMGMDIRIKCMGCKSSMLMPRAKFESKLKKVLRSAPNPES